In Palaemon carinicauda isolate YSFRI2023 chromosome 18, ASM3689809v2, whole genome shotgun sequence, a genomic segment contains:
- the LOC137657659 gene encoding cuticle protein 7-like: MYTKITLLCLAAVALARPDRPAPAGYGYAPPTPAYAPPQPSYSAPQPSYSAPQPSYEKPEEGMPFDFEYAVKDDYKGLDFDHNSNSDGKVVNGQYRVLLPDSRTQIVTYTADHYNGYQAEVTYEGEAQYPEPQPYKPAPSYSAPAPAYSAPAPTYEQPKPTYGAPRN, translated from the exons ATCACCCTGCTGTGTTTGGCTGCCGTGGCTTTGGCCCGCCCTGACAGGCCCGCCCCTGCTGGGTATGGATACGCCCCACCAACACCAGCATACGCCCCACCTCAGCCATCCTACTCTGCCCCTCAACCATCCTATTCAGCCCCTCAACCATCCTACGAGAAACCTGAG GAGGGGATGCCCTTCGACTTCGAgtacgccgtcaaggacgactacaAGGGTCTCGACTTCGACCACAACTCCAACTCCGACGGCAAGGTGGTCAACGGTCAGTACCGCGTCCTCCTCCCCGACAGTCGCACTCAGATCGTCACTTACACCGCCGATCACTACAACGGATAccaggctgaggtcacttacgagggcgAGGCCCAGTACCCAGAACCCCAGCCCTACAAGCCAGCCCCCTCATACTCAGCCCCAGCTCCCGCTTACTCAGCCCCAGCTCCGACTTACGAACAACCCAAACCTACATATGGAGCTCCACGCAACTAA